Sequence from the Penaeus chinensis breed Huanghai No. 1 chromosome 5, ASM1920278v2, whole genome shotgun sequence genome:
tcagtaatattatcattcctatcattattgttatcattcttatcattattgttgttgctattattattataatattattgttattactgttcttattatcatcattattattaccatcaattccatgatgttatcattaataccatgatATGttggtatcataattatcaatattatcatctttgttattatcattatcattatttttatgagcagtattattattatcattattattattatcatcattatttctatctttatcattgttatcattatcattatgattattgttattatcattactattattattatcattatcattgttgttattattatcattattattattaccattattattatcattattattatcatcattatcattattattataatcatcattatcattattactattgtagttgctgttattataatgtttttattaccgTAAATAATGTTTCTATTACTATAATTgatgttttcattaccattactgttatacttattatcatcattattattattatcattactattgttattattgtaattattattattgttaccattgctatcattattactattatcattattgttattatcatcatcatcttcatcatcatcatcattatcattattattattactttcgttatcattttttattattacttttattactatcatactgCCATTTactgccgttattatcattatcattatcatcaccgtaatTGTTACCATATGAATAACAATTcattctatctttatcattgttatcattatcattatcattattgttattatcattactattattattaacattatcattgttgttattattatcattattattattatcattattattatcattattattatcatcattatcattattattataatcatactgCCATTTactgccgttattatcattatcattatcatcaccgtaatAGTTACcatatgaatactattatcaatactattatcattattattttttttagcattattattattattgctgtcgttgttattattgttataatcaacattagttattactgactattattatcatcatcattaataccatcattcccatgataacatcattattatcttgacaTGATGGtagttgttatgattactattactattatttcgaacattattatcattaacattattatcaaaactattgttattatcattatcattactattatattcgttatcattactattataatcattatcattattattgtgttatcaatttattcattatctattttattattttcatgattatcattattgttgttgttgttgttattattattattattattattattattatcattattattattattattattattattattattattattattattattatcattattattattatcattataattataattattattataattattatcataatcattattattatcattaagattattattaatggtatcattgttgttattatcatcattattattatcagtatcattgttgttattattatcaatacgacAATtcatagtagtattgttattattactatcattattatcattatcaatatcattattattatctttacgtgTATAACttccgttatcattatcgttcctgCTACATTTCtgttgttagtataattattgttataaataatgtATTCCAACGCATTCGTAAGATAGAACAGAAAGACCGTTCTTAATGGTTGTTTAGAGTAGAGTACAATTTGCCGTGACTGGAAAAATCCTTATTTATAATtacattactgataatgataatgatactagaaatttatgataaaaggggataatagtaacaaatagtTAAAATAACAAGTTGGAGTAGTAATACACGTTGTTTATAAtcttaaaaatgattatgataacaacagcaacaactatgatagtaatgatagtgaagagaATCTAATAAAGGCAGGGACTATTCAGATGAAAAATGTGTGATCttaatttgatttttaaaaaaaattatacagtTAAAATTACACaattcctcatcaccattattttattttacagaaGGAGCGAGTGACACATGCGGCGGCGTTGTTTACTCGCATAGTACGTGACTTTTGCGTCATATGTTTGTATCAGTTGagtttcactctctttatcttactATACCCatccctgcgtgtgtgtgtgtctgtgtgtgcttgtgtgtgtgtgtgtgtgtgtgtgtgtgtgtgtgtgtgtgtgtgtgtgtgtgtgtgtgtgtgtgtaagtatgtatagctGTTACTCGTCTGTATGAAGACCCTGGGAACCTCGAAAGCAACTGTATCTCGTATTAGTTTTTCCTAAGTATTTTGTCACATGGGACGTCCGGTTGAGCATTAAAACGTACAGATACTTACACACGTCAGCACATATACTGAATGCCAGGTAGCATAttcatttctctcattcctcttaatattatgtaaagaaagaaagaaaaacagaagggataTTACAAATACAAAGTGCATTTAGTCTAattgtatatacagatgtgtatatatatatatatatatatatatatgaaaagaaaaacggtGACAATAAGAAATTAGacaaaatcgtaacgtttcgatatatatatatatacatatatatgtatatatatgtgtgtgtgtgtgtctgcgtgtgtgcgtgtttgtgtctgtgtgtgtttgtgtgtatgtgtgtgtgtgtgtttgtttgtttgtttgattgtttgtgtgtgtgtgtatgtatgtgtgtgtatgtgtatgtgtatgtgtatgtatatgtgtgtgcgtgtttgtgtctgtgtgtgtttgtgtgtatgtgtgtgtgtgtttgtttgtttgcttgtgtgtgtgtgtgtatgtatgtgtgtgtatgtgtatgtgtatgtatatgtgtgtgtatgtttgtgtgtgtgtgtgtgtgtgtgtgtgtgtgtgtgtgtgtgtgtgtgtgtgtgtgtgcgttggtgctTTCGTACCTGCGTGTGTAtagtacatatgtaaatgtacgtcTTTTTTTTAGGTAAGATAGGATCATTTATCTACTTTTCTTATCGATGATTTATCTTTAAAAATCAGTATagatcatcatcacattatttaTATGTTGCAAACACACTCCGTCTTACAGTCACACGAACTGCGAATACGTACCTTACAAGTATATTCCTAAAACCCTCCTATTAGTGACGGCTGAGTGTGGCGCGCCGTTCTCGAGTGTAGCGGGGCGGTGCGTGCTGCCCGTGACAGCCGTGGCGGGATCGTGGGCGCAGATGAGAAGCCTATGCCGTGAGATCTCCGGCGACATGGTGCGGCTGAGAGACAACAACTTCGTCAAGGagctcttcatcttcctccgaGACGCAGGTACGACCAGAGGGCGAGACGGGTAACCTGGTCATTCTGGTATGTCTTGTAACTGGCTGAGGCGATATTCTCTGGTTGGCAGTGGCTCGTTGCTCGCAAAGTGGGCTAACATTGGCACTTACAATTGACGAACTGTTTAGAGACACTGGGACTTAATTGCTTTGGTAAAGTTTTCTGACATTATAAGAGCAATTGCTAGCAATTAACGGATCATCACTATATGTATTTCTCTGATTTGTGACCGACAGACAAGGGAATGGgtctgagaaaaaatatattccgGGACTCATCATTATGGCGTGGCAACTGGAAGAAGAATGTAAATAGTTTATAGTCCCGTAAAGCCTTTGGAATGTGCTTGAAAATGACGTTAATTCTGCTTGTCATAAATACAAGCAAAACATAAAATCTGATATTTCGATGTTATTCCAGTTGCCACATGTGCACAAGTCCCTCATTCTAGTATTGTGGTCCTCAAACTCGAGCTGATTATCCTAACTGGAGTAAAAGCTAGCATAAAATACCAATGCAATTACATTTGTAAACTTCTGTTTCATATAAACCTTCCTCGCAGAACTCGAGGTTAACCGCTTCTGGGTGCAGGACTCCCCCTTCCACGGCGAGTATTTCCTCCGCGACGGCGCCCTGGCCAGGATGACCTTCCCGGGCGAGGATCCTGCAGAAGTCCTGGCCGAAGGCACCAAGGGCGAGGGATGCCTGCTGATGCATATTGTCTACCACATATTCTTCAGGAGAGAACCCTGCGAACAAGCCTTGCACGTCATATGCGAGAAGGAAGAACATGCCGGCGAATAATCCTTCCCGTCAAGTTGCAGGAACCATTATGAGAGAGATTCCTTACTTACTTCttacattttccatttctttatctctccaccTACTTATATCGCTCTGTTTCTATGTATTTGTCAACCAGTTTATACTCTCGCATTATATTCTACAATATtcagccctctctcttcctatctctcttctttttctttattttacggaGCAATGATAATGCATAAGCCTTCTCAAAATGGTAATATCACACTACATTTCTGTTTATCTGAACATGATATAAGTAGACTGGTGACACtatgtgaataaatatttaattaaataaattGTTCAAACGTGTTCCTTCAGATGTTAATCTCTGCGTGGGAAATAATATGAAATTGAAAATAAGGTTTAAAAGTCCATTTCAGAAAACAGTTGaagtacactcgctaaaaaagtatctttattaaggagtagatgaaaccgaagcGATCGCTAGGAGTTGAATCGGAAAGGTTGGTACTTGTTACTTTcgaagctcggaacagatgaagcttcataatgtgtttgaatagtgtttcggagttgatatggctagGGCCTCGTATCATGCCAAAATTAGCAATGAAGAGTTCCTACACCATTTATAGCTTCATAATTACGCTTtaatctgagggactatcaagagccgaaatatcaaaGTAAGGtctttcgaagccaaccgtgtcgcTATGGATCCAGCtacaccaagcaactggatccaccagagacaaggccagaagtgggcaccctagatgaaaggaggaggaagatgatcaagtaaatgtcattcagatCTATAAAGCAATGtgctatatgaaaataaaaaaaataggaaacttGCATGAAACTGCATGAATATCTTGAGATAATGAAAACCCTTTGGTAATCAGTGGCAACACTCCTCACAGAgtttgagaagggggcgtggccggtAGTTAGTTGCCATGTCCCATTACCgtgagttttctttttttattttatttacatcattattaatttttaacaATCCAAATCCATGTAAGGTATACAAACCCgttttgttctgctggcaacagcACGCAGACCGGCAGAAATCGCTGTGCAGTTTGAGTGGTTGCATAGAAGTGGTGTCGGGGAGTTGAAGGATGTCGAGCCCGGCAGACTTCGGGGTATGCCTAcatggaaatcctggacgagatgtttctaccatcggtgagggccaTAGTGTTAACCGAGTCGGAGCcgttttacctcgtccaggataacagccccatctACACGAACAGTGTCGTGAAGGTGTGATTTCGGCAATACCCAGAGATTGCCCTGTACCACACCCACCCAAATCGCAAGATCTCAATCTCAATGAGAATGTTTGAGCAGCCGCGGGCTAATacttcccccaagatcatacccgcagTCGTCATATCATAATTTCCCAAGTAGTTACGGCTTAGGAGCGATTGCGTCATGCAGATGGACACCTGTTACCATCGGCGTTACTCGCGTTATACCACAAAGACTTGCCACTTTTCGCCAAGCTGGTGGTGGTGTAGCGCCTCACTAAAAAGGGCGCCCAGCTTGTACGTAATTACAACGAGGTAGTTTTCTCAAAGGGTGacctgtggtagcgcgagcatcactcattaactgGGGCAAGAAGTTATGCCaactactttatttaactttagtacgttagattattatttaaactatggtggataggatggatattcctaagtcataaaataagaaacagacatttaaaacatacgctttatttaaaaagacatgataaaacacgaagcaataaaaaaaaccgTTCACGTTACCATAAAAATCATGAATGACAACAAGGTATCCAGCCTAAACTTTTTGATTACTGAATCCTAAAAATCCTCACTTGTACTTAACTTAGGCgaccggaggttgaggtgggccgattcacagtggggtttttgtttttactaacaACCGGTTTGCGACAATCAACAGAGTCCAGAGCGGCGCTTTCTAAACAAAggtaggctgcagaatcccctgTGGGAAACTAGCGCTGGCTACTTACGTGAGTGTGGGGATTGTTGGTACTTAGAATTAGAATTAGGGGATGCGCACTGGACATTTTAAATACGATATGATATACTGTAAATCAGAATTTTGCACCTAGATcgtggacagataaatggaaatgaaatagaatttacgatagataatgaaatagaattttctgtttgtgtatatggcaCCAGGCATCATTTAATATAtctcggtggcgccaaacgttcgAATGCCGCTCAGATGGTCATTTGACGTGgaggctgcaatccaggtcactacaACCACCCGCGGGGTCAGGAGTCCGAAGCTGCCTCGATGTGACTGCTCCAGGCGACAGCTTCAGGTGCAATTCCCTCCTCTCGTGATCCAAGGCCCATCGTTGGTTGCG
This genomic interval carries:
- the LOC125025924 gene encoding uncharacterized protein LOC125025924; translation: MRAASAFVSMARSAEVFVLGLLLSLSLSFAEGASDTCGGVVYSHMTAECGAPFSSVAGRCVLPVTAVAGSWAQMRSLCREISGDMVRLRDNNFVKELFIFLRDAELEVNRFWVQDSPFHGEYFLRDGALARMTFPGEDPAEVLAEGTKGEGCLLMHIVYHIFFRREPCEQALHVICEKEEHAGE